The window CCACCCATTTCCCCCGCCCACGGGCATCAGCTCAATAAATCGGATGCGGTAGGGCTTCTTTACGGCCAGTTCTGCGAAATCCAGTATCTCGTCGTCATTTACCCCTTTCATCGCCACCACATTGATCTTGATGGGGTCAAACCCCACACGTTCCGCCTCTTCGATTCCTTCCCATACCTGTTCAAAACAGTCCCTTCCGGTGATGTGGAAAAAGCGCTCCGGTTTCAGAGAATCGAGGCTTACATTGATCCGGCAGATGCCGCACCTTCTGATGTCGGCAGCGTAACGCTTAAGAAGTACCCCGTTGGTGGTCAGGCCGACCTCCTCCAGACCCGAAATCCTGCAGAGACTATCCAGAAAACCGGTAAATCCCTTACGCACCAGGGGCTCGCCCCCGGTGACCCTCACCTTTCGAATCCCTTGTTGAACGGAAAGCCGGACAAGGTGGAGCATTTCCTCATAGGTAAGAATGTCGGAATGGGGCATGAACCGGATGCCTTCTTCAGGCATGCAGTAGATGCATCTCAGATTGCACCGGTCCGTAACGGAAAGCCGCAGGTAACTGATGGTTCTGTGGTTTTTATCCTGCAATGGAAATCCTCCATGATCGCTTGATGGGATGGGTGTTACGTGTCGGGGGACATACTGTCCGGTCGCACGTCATCTCTTCCACCTGCCGCACCCTCTTTTGCCGAAACCCCTTCCCCTGCACCCGCCGGCCCGACCGGCGCCTGCGCCCATTTGAGAGAATCTCCACAGAAGGTTGATAAGGTCGTCATCAAGACCATTGCGGTGAAAACCCATATTTTCAAAAGGCCCCCTGGTCAGGAGATCATAGCGCCTCCGTCTTTCTTCATTTCCCAGTACATGATAGGCCTGGTTGATTTCCTTCAGGCGCTCTTCCCTCCCGCGATCGCCGTGGTTTGTGTCAGGATGATATTTTACGGCGAGTTCACTATAAATTTTCTTGATTTCTTCAGCCGACGCGTCGGGCCTCAGCCCGAGAACGCCGTAATAATTCTCTGTTGTCACAAGTCTTGACTCCCATCATCGGACAATTCCCAAAATCCCCACTGCAAATTACCCCGATGAAACAAAATAAATATTCTCACACAACGCCGCTGAGACACAAAGAAACCTTTCCTATGGACTGTCAGGAAACGGACTACCCCCCGTCAGGGCTTGGTCTGTTCTGAATCCCTCAATTGCTCAATCCCGGTTTATCCGGGTCAGGGTAAACGGCAATGAAGTATAGGCCAAAATCAAACCATCTTCAAGACAATATCGCCTTCCTGAACGTCGATATCCTCGGCAATGACCCGGCATTTTGTTTTCAGGAGAAAGAAGATGGGACGTTTCTCACTGGAAAGGGCCTCGTAATTCCCCTGGCCTTTGCTGATAATGCATTCGGCGCGGGTGTAGATCTTTTTAAATTCGCTGCTGCACGTGTGGAGGATGGTCCCCGGGGCGTCAGTTCCTGAAGATACAATGGTCGCCACTTGATCAATGCCTGCCTGCACAGCATCCTCGCAGGTGGCATCATTGATGATCGGGACCTCCCTTACCGCATAAATCACCGGTTTTTTCAGCTCCTCTATCAGGATCCGGTCAAAGACGCATTCCCCGGCATTGTCTCCGATATAGAGGATTTCATCGGCACTGGACAGGACATTTCTGAAGGCGGGATAATCCCATATGGCAGGGGCATTTTCAAGCGTCATCTCGATTTCCCGCTCCAGATCAAAGGCCCGGTGCGGACCGAAATCGATGACATTCCCGGCAATGGCCAGCCGGATGGCTGTTGCGAGCCTGTCGGAAGACGCCTCGACCCGGCCCTTGAGCGAGGGGTACAATGCCAGTGCCTCCCGGGTGCCCTCATCCTTCAGGACTCTGAAGGGATCCCGGTTCCCGGTGATCTCCCCCACTTTTTGGTAGATCCGTCTCCCGCTCTCCGGGGGCGTACTTTCCAGAGGGAGATCCCCCAGCATCCTTCCGACTTCATCCAGCACCCGCTTGATCAGCGCCTCATCATCGGTCGCTATCCGCGCGGCCCTGAGGGCCTGGGACAGAAAACAGGGAAGGCAATCCAGATAGGTCCTTCTGCAATCGATTGCCTTCTCTGACCCGGCGCCAACTTTAAACAGTCCCACGGGGCGGCCCTATTCCCACGTCATGGCGGCGCCGCACT of the Deltaproteobacteria bacterium genome contains:
- the moaA gene encoding GTP 3',8-cyclase MoaA, translating into MQDKNHRTISYLRLSVTDRCNLRCIYCMPEEGIRFMPHSDILTYEEMLHLVRLSVQQGIRKVRVTGGEPLVRKGFTGFLDSLCRISGLEEVGLTTNGVLLKRYAADIRRCGICRINVSLDSLKPERFFHITGRDCFEQVWEGIEEAERVGFDPIKINVVAMKGVNDDEILDFAELAVKKPYRIRFIELMPVGGGNGWAPDRFISTDEIYQRLQTMGNLLPVKSHPHDGPAQRFKIEGAQGEIGLIGALSHHFCSICNRLRLTAEGSLRGCLFSDEETDLKTPLREGRGDAALLRLIEWTIENKPEDHGLLVQGPRKCVRQMHSIGG
- a CDS encoding ARMT1-like domain-containing protein → MDCRRTYLDCLPCFLSQALRAARIATDDEALIKRVLDEVGRMLGDLPLESTPPESGRRIYQKVGEITGNRDPFRVLKDEGTREALALYPSLKGRVEASSDRLATAIRLAIAGNVIDFGPHRAFDLEREIEMTLENAPAIWDYPAFRNVLSSADEILYIGDNAGECVFDRILIEELKKPVIYAVREVPIINDATCEDAVQAGIDQVATIVSSGTDAPGTILHTCSSEFKKIYTRAECIISKGQGNYEALSSEKRPIFFLLKTKCRVIAEDIDVQEGDIVLKMV
- a CDS encoding DnaJ domain-containing protein: MTTENYYGVLGLRPDASAEEIKKIYSELAVKYHPDTNHGDRGREERLKEINQAYHVLGNEERRRRYDLLTRGPFENMGFHRNGLDDDLINLLWRFSQMGAGAGRAGGCRGRGFGKRGCGRWKR